One region of Hymenobacter sediminicola genomic DNA includes:
- a CDS encoding DUF3667 domain-containing protein: MEATSTPLVALAPELADSAHAAPGHASDHSPAACLNCGMLVSDRYCGQCGQDAHHTHRFTMRYLLLHDLPHSIWHVDKGVLYTMRQMLTRPGYAIREYLAGQRAQHFRPVTYLLLLGGLGALLMSALHLQPIPPEQVADTPKVLVLAMDRYMATIYKYPTLIYTVLLPLNALVAWLLLRATRYNYAEMLIGQAFVTGTLTLPAVVLTIPLLLLAKEVPEARSLSLLTLVPSVVYPIWVYWQMQAHTRLSATSRSLRAVGASLLQLLVLILACSAYITFLVVSLLRQDPSLRQDLQAKMKPKTASTQAAPARP; this comes from the coding sequence ATGGAAGCCACGTCTACCCCCCTTGTTGCTCTCGCCCCGGAGCTTGCTGATTCGGCTCATGCCGCGCCAGGCCACGCATCAGACCACAGCCCGGCGGCCTGCCTGAACTGCGGCATGCTGGTATCGGACCGCTACTGCGGCCAATGCGGGCAGGATGCACACCACACGCACCGCTTTACGATGCGCTATTTGCTACTGCACGATTTGCCGCACAGCATCTGGCACGTCGATAAAGGGGTGCTCTACACTATGCGACAGATGCTCACGCGCCCCGGTTACGCCATTAGGGAGTACCTGGCGGGCCAACGGGCACAGCACTTCCGGCCCGTGACCTACTTACTGCTGCTCGGTGGCCTAGGGGCACTGCTGATGTCGGCGCTGCACTTGCAACCCATTCCGCCCGAGCAGGTAGCCGACACGCCCAAAGTGCTAGTGCTAGCAATGGACCGCTACATGGCCACAATCTATAAATATCCAACCCTGATTTATACCGTGCTGCTGCCTCTCAATGCACTGGTGGCATGGCTGCTGCTACGGGCCACGCGCTACAACTACGCGGAAATGCTGATTGGTCAAGCCTTTGTTACGGGTACCCTCACGTTGCCGGCTGTAGTGCTCACTATACCGCTGCTGCTGCTGGCGAAAGAAGTGCCTGAAGCAAGAAGTTTGTCGCTGCTTACGCTGGTTCCTTCCGTAGTGTACCCTATTTGGGTGTATTGGCAGATGCAGGCCCACACACGGCTATCAGCTACTAGCCGGAGCCTGCGGGCTGTGGGTGCTTCGCTACTGCAACTCTTAGTCTTGATACTGGCTTGCTCTGCCTACATAACCTTTCTGGTGGTGTCGCTGCTGCGCCAAGACCCTAGCTTACGCCAGGATCTGCAAGCCAAGATGAAACCTAAGACCGCTTCTACCCAAGCTGCTCCGGCGCGCCCTTAG
- a CDS encoding cystathionine gamma-synthase family protein — protein MTTPQDHACINGQRLHPESLMMSYGYTPAWSEGAIKPPIFQTSTFVFRNAEEGKAFFELAYGLRQQGPEEEMGLIYSRLNNPSLEILEHRLCLWDGAEEAASFASGMAAISTTLLALLQPGDVVLHSEPVYGGSDFFLKNVLRKFGIEAQGFLPTATPEELAAQAAAIAPGRLAMIFVETPANPTNHLVDLEACAALARQYSTPDKPVRFVVDNTFLGPVFQHPLKHGADVVLYSATKFLGGHSDLIAGAALSSKALMKEIKGMRTFMGTMCDPNTGWMLMRSLETLKLRMERAATSAQVIADWLRAHPLVARTYYLTHLEHCPVQQDIYRRHCLSPGSMISFDIRGGEAEAFRFLNALRLIKLAVSLGGTESLAEHPATMTHSDITPADQLEMGITSQMIRLSIGVEDAQDLMLDLSQAFEAVGMPKEVRVAELA, from the coding sequence ATGACTACCCCCCAAGACCACGCCTGTATCAACGGGCAGCGCCTCCACCCCGAGAGCCTGATGATGAGCTACGGCTACACGCCTGCCTGGAGCGAAGGCGCCATCAAGCCGCCCATTTTTCAGACCTCCACCTTCGTTTTCAGGAATGCAGAGGAGGGCAAAGCCTTCTTCGAGTTGGCCTACGGACTGCGCCAGCAGGGCCCGGAGGAGGAAATGGGCCTGATTTATTCGCGCCTGAACAATCCTAGCCTCGAAATTCTGGAGCACCGCCTTTGCCTCTGGGATGGGGCTGAGGAGGCCGCTAGCTTCGCCTCGGGCATGGCAGCCATCAGCACCACCCTGCTGGCGCTGCTGCAGCCCGGCGACGTAGTGCTGCACTCCGAGCCCGTGTACGGCGGCTCCGACTTCTTTCTGAAAAACGTACTGCGCAAGTTTGGCATTGAGGCCCAGGGCTTCCTGCCCACCGCCACGCCTGAGGAGCTGGCTGCCCAGGCCGCGGCCATTGCGCCAGGCCGCTTGGCCATGATATTCGTGGAAACGCCCGCCAACCCTACCAACCACCTCGTAGATCTGGAAGCCTGCGCCGCGCTGGCCCGCCAGTACAGCACGCCCGATAAGCCGGTGCGCTTTGTGGTTGATAATACCTTTCTGGGACCCGTGTTTCAGCACCCGCTCAAGCATGGCGCCGATGTAGTGCTGTACTCGGCCACCAAGTTTCTCGGCGGCCATTCCGACCTGATTGCGGGCGCTGCGCTCAGCAGCAAGGCGCTGATGAAGGAAATCAAGGGCATGCGCACCTTTATGGGTACCATGTGCGACCCCAATACCGGCTGGATGTTGATGCGCAGCCTCGAAACCCTGAAACTGCGTATGGAGCGCGCCGCCACCTCGGCCCAGGTTATTGCCGACTGGCTGCGTGCGCACCCGCTGGTAGCGCGCACCTACTACCTCACGCACCTGGAGCATTGCCCCGTGCAGCAGGACATCTACCGTCGCCACTGCCTCTCGCCCGGCTCCATGATTTCGTTCGACATTCGGGGCGGCGAGGCCGAAGCCTTCCGCTTCCTGAATGCGCTGCGACTTATTAAGCTGGCCGTGAGCCTGGGCGGTACCGAAAGCCTGGCCGAGCACCCTGCCACCATGACCCACTCCGACATTACGCCCGCCGACCAGCTGGAAATGGGCATCACCTCCCAGATGATTCGCCTGAGCATCGGCGTAGAAGACGCGCAGGATTTGATGCTGGACCTGAGCCAGGCGTTTGAGGCCGTGGGCATGCCCAAAGAAGTACGCGTGGCAGAACTGGCCTAA
- a CDS encoding N-acetylmuramoyl-L-alanine amidase family protein: MRTAPLLVLLFLMCLGVFGQSKVRKVVARRGDGVQTLLRRYGLISSQQQQKFKELNKAALAPGGGLVAGRSYLLPPAVSAASRLKATNPTSHGQSTTPLLTANLFGPSYSPVPIRDRALRGAVYYLSAGHGGPDPGAIGQYGSYKLAEDEYAYDVTVRLARVLMEHGATVYVMVQDPNDGIRDANVLPMDYDEVTYPRQKIPLSQLGRLRQRIAQVNKLHAHHKGAYQRLLALHVDSRSAGQNIDVFFYHHANSQTGLRLAKNIHKVFTDRYKRAQPNRPYSGNVSVRSSLYEVRTSHAPAVFMELGNIRNQKDQRRFVVPDNRQALANWICEGLIADYTRR, translated from the coding sequence TTGCGCACAGCTCCTCTCCTCGTTCTGCTTTTCCTGATGTGTCTGGGGGTTTTCGGCCAGAGCAAAGTCCGTAAAGTGGTGGCCCGGCGCGGCGACGGAGTTCAGACGCTGCTGCGCCGCTACGGCCTGATCTCCAGCCAGCAACAGCAGAAATTCAAGGAGCTGAACAAAGCGGCGCTGGCGCCCGGTGGCGGCTTGGTGGCAGGCCGTAGCTATTTGTTGCCGCCCGCTGTTTCAGCGGCTTCTCGCCTTAAAGCCACCAATCCTACGTCGCACGGCCAAAGCACTACTCCCCTGCTCACCGCTAACCTGTTCGGTCCCAGCTACAGCCCCGTCCCTATCCGCGACAGGGCACTGCGGGGGGCCGTGTATTATCTCTCGGCGGGCCACGGCGGCCCCGACCCGGGTGCCATTGGGCAGTACGGTTCTTACAAGCTGGCCGAAGACGAATATGCCTATGACGTAACCGTGCGGCTGGCCCGTGTGCTGATGGAGCATGGCGCTACGGTATACGTGATGGTGCAGGACCCCAACGACGGTATCCGCGACGCCAACGTGCTGCCCATGGACTACGACGAGGTGACCTATCCGCGCCAGAAGATTCCGCTGAGCCAGCTGGGCCGCCTGCGCCAGCGCATTGCGCAGGTAAACAAGCTCCATGCCCACCACAAAGGTGCCTACCAGCGGCTGCTGGCCCTGCACGTAGATAGCCGCAGCGCGGGCCAGAACATCGACGTGTTTTTCTATCATCATGCCAACAGCCAGACGGGCCTGCGGCTGGCCAAAAACATTCACAAGGTGTTTACGGACCGCTACAAGCGCGCTCAGCCCAACCGGCCGTACTCCGGCAACGTGTCGGTGCGGAGCAGCCTGTATGAGGTACGTACCAGCCACGCGCCGGCCGTGTTCATGGAGCTAGGCAACATCCGCAACCAGAAAGACCAGCGCCGCTTTGTGGTGCCGGATAACCGCCAAGCTTTGGCCAACTGGATTTGTGAAGGCCTGATTGCCGACTACACCCGCCGGTAG
- a CDS encoding helix-turn-helix domain-containing protein — protein sequence MATTPIPKKILARQHEITADFTRLVHAHVDELLAGHATEALEIRDFAGQLCIHPTHLSNTLKLTTGEAPCAIFERRLVAASKELLANSRLTAAEVAARLTYDPSNFTKFFKRFVGVTPKQYREELWAARRVATSEPVTI from the coding sequence ATGGCAACGACACCCATCCCGAAAAAGATTCTGGCGCGCCAGCACGAAATAACGGCTGATTTCACTCGCCTCGTGCATGCCCACGTCGACGAATTACTGGCCGGCCATGCTACAGAAGCACTGGAAATCAGAGATTTTGCTGGTCAGCTCTGCATTCATCCCACGCACCTTAGCAACACGCTGAAGCTCACTACCGGCGAGGCGCCTTGTGCCATTTTTGAGCGCAGACTGGTGGCCGCATCTAAGGAGTTGCTGGCCAACTCGCGCCTGACAGCGGCCGAGGTAGCGGCCCGCCTCACTTACGACCCCTCCAACTTTACGAAGTTCTTCAAACGCTTCGTGGGCGTCACGCCCAAGCAATATCGGGAAGAGCTGTGGGCTGCGCGGCGGGTTGCAACATCGGAACCTGTCACCATTTAA
- a CDS encoding SDR family oxidoreductase → MSTNKIALITGGSRGLGRNMALSLAGKGIDVMLTYHSRKDEADAVVAEIVAQGRKAAALQLDASAPATFDGFFGQVKTVLHESFAAERFDFLINNAGTALYALFADTTEAQFDDMVNIHLKGPFFLTQKALPLLNDGGRIINISSGLARFANPGSSAYASMKGAMEVLTRYQAKELGSRGIAVNIVAPGAIETDFGGGRVRDDKQINKHLASVTALGRVGLPDDIGPVVAFLCTEDARWINAQRLEASGGMFL, encoded by the coding sequence ATGAGCACCAACAAAATAGCCCTCATTACCGGCGGTAGCCGCGGACTTGGCCGGAACATGGCACTGAGTCTGGCCGGCAAAGGCATTGATGTCATGCTGACCTACCACAGCAGGAAAGACGAAGCCGACGCCGTAGTAGCCGAAATTGTAGCGCAGGGTCGCAAAGCCGCCGCCCTGCAATTGGATGCTTCCGCTCCCGCAACCTTCGATGGTTTCTTCGGCCAGGTAAAAACTGTACTGCACGAAAGCTTCGCGGCCGAGCGGTTTGATTTCCTGATCAACAACGCCGGCACGGCCTTGTATGCCCTGTTTGCCGACACCACCGAGGCGCAGTTCGATGACATGGTGAATATTCACCTCAAAGGGCCGTTTTTCCTGACTCAAAAGGCTTTGCCGCTCCTCAACGACGGAGGCCGCATCATTAATATCTCGTCAGGTCTGGCGCGGTTTGCCAATCCTGGCTCCTCGGCTTATGCCAGCATGAAAGGGGCTATGGAGGTACTGACCCGCTATCAGGCGAAGGAGTTGGGAAGCCGCGGTATTGCGGTAAACATTGTAGCGCCAGGGGCTATTGAAACCGACTTTGGGGGCGGCCGGGTCCGCGACGACAAGCAGATCAATAAGCATCTGGCCAGCGTCACGGCGCTGGGCCGCGTGGGCCTGCCCGATGATATTGGGCCAGTGGTAGCCTTCCTATGCACCGAAGACGCGCGCTGGATCAATGCTCAGCGTCTGGAGGCTTCGGGCGGCATGTTCCTGTAA
- a CDS encoding 2'-5' RNA ligase family protein, translating into MLAITSLLNTQSAERINRLIKSLETEFGLDDVQATPDPHITYQLAGVRKLSALKQVLRDVARSTRPFVAHTTGLGVFPGPNPVIYIPVLRSDDLNQLHHRILQVTVPLCLRTDKFSGPDCWLPHISLALHDTTPELLGPVMQYLNQHTFNLKLTINNIAILRQEGELFVQEKRFAFEGHKHDLVPTLFERPTPQQGNPELSCEA; encoded by the coding sequence ATGCTCGCCATCACCTCCCTTCTGAATACCCAGAGCGCGGAGCGTATCAACCGCCTCATCAAAAGCCTGGAAACCGAGTTTGGGCTCGACGACGTGCAGGCTACCCCCGACCCGCACATCACCTACCAGCTGGCCGGTGTGCGCAAGCTCTCGGCCCTGAAACAGGTGCTGCGCGACGTGGCGCGCTCCACACGCCCCTTTGTGGCTCATACCACCGGGCTGGGCGTGTTTCCGGGACCTAATCCGGTTATTTACATTCCGGTGCTGCGCTCCGATGACCTCAACCAGCTGCATCACCGCATTCTGCAAGTAACGGTGCCGTTGTGCCTGCGCACCGACAAATTCAGCGGGCCCGACTGCTGGCTGCCGCATATTTCCCTGGCTCTGCACGATACCACACCGGAGCTTCTGGGTCCTGTGATGCAGTACCTCAACCAGCACACCTTCAACCTGAAACTGACCATAAACAATATTGCCATTCTGCGGCAGGAAGGCGAGCTGTTTGTGCAGGAAAAGCGCTTTGCTTTTGAAGGGCATAAGCATGATCTGGTACCTACGCTATTTGAGAGGCCCACACCGCAGCAGGGAAACCCGGAGCTTTCCTGCGAGGCCTAA
- a CDS encoding DUF748 domain-containing protein, protein MSASSTVSSAAPATTAPRRRWGKTVLWLLLGLVVAAVVAVVFFLDPWLRRALERQVTKASNGRYELSVKELETSLWKRSATARGVQLLTRTGAPADTAALPDLRLDLKELRVHGVGLLAILRRQVVPVDSVVADSAQLRLAKLPATSGPEKPLYSRLPLGLPGLQVGFVALRHVRARYGTLQRAEGHLEQATLQVRDLLLSAAGAADTSRLGYARQVQLDVNRVVARVPGHLIQVQRGTFSSDSQQALVGSLRVVPLRPISSQRTSEARIDLDVSDAKLLGLRAAALARGTLRADSLVLLRGRLAVTLPTVAPPPPHKLLAAFLPRVLVNGVRVAGASVRVAGTEWAPAVYDIYLTGTDLRLNSQTYNAPGYLYYARAWALRTGRAYASLNAPYYQLACEALRADTRRGLLALRMVRVTPTMTVAELARRKGHQTAHVTVRLPELNVQALDFAALLRKGSLLARQLELKGGRIVTMSDGRFPINPNNSVATPDAIGRLPFRVDVRQVRIQDAGIRMSYRSPRSAQPGVMAIQQFTGTLRNFSNDPQRMSAAHPLTGEATGVLQKQSRARMVLQANLLDPNGRHTLQGSFTATPLAALNPMVVPTRGIRFRSGQVQHIRFEMQLDRQQVLGTMWAEYRDLKLDLLNKKNKRGVLHRIETSLANGIFLRDNNPRQTGQPLKSGQITSRRELRYSVFSLWRQGLVSGLLNSAGVPKPLAKKLSESE, encoded by the coding sequence GTGTCTGCTTCATCAACCGTCTCTTCCGCTGCTCCTGCCACCACTGCGCCGCGCCGCCGGTGGGGCAAAACCGTCCTGTGGCTTCTGCTGGGGCTGGTAGTAGCTGCCGTGGTAGCCGTGGTGTTTTTTCTGGACCCCTGGCTGCGGCGTGCGCTGGAAAGACAGGTGACAAAAGCCAGCAACGGCCGCTACGAGCTGTCCGTCAAAGAGCTGGAAACCAGTCTCTGGAAGCGCAGTGCTACCGCTCGGGGAGTGCAACTGCTCACCCGCACTGGCGCCCCAGCCGACACAGCCGCTCTGCCGGATCTTCGCCTCGACCTGAAGGAGCTGCGGGTGCATGGTGTGGGGCTATTGGCTATCCTGCGGCGGCAAGTAGTACCTGTTGATAGTGTAGTAGCTGATTCTGCGCAATTGCGACTGGCAAAGCTGCCAGCCACATCCGGTCCTGAAAAACCGCTTTATTCTCGTTTGCCGCTTGGGCTGCCGGGGCTGCAAGTAGGCTTTGTGGCGCTACGGCATGTGCGGGCGCGCTACGGTACTTTGCAACGGGCCGAAGGACATCTTGAACAGGCCACCTTACAGGTCCGAGACTTGCTGCTAAGCGCCGCAGGTGCCGCCGATACCAGCCGGCTCGGCTACGCCAGGCAGGTGCAGCTGGATGTAAATAGGGTAGTAGCACGAGTGCCCGGTCATCTGATACAGGTACAGCGCGGCACTTTCTCTTCCGACTCCCAACAAGCATTGGTAGGTAGCCTTCGAGTGGTTCCGCTGCGGCCTATAAGTTCACAGCGCACCTCCGAAGCCCGCATTGATCTGGACGTATCCGACGCTAAGCTGCTGGGCCTGCGGGCGGCGGCTCTGGCCCGCGGAACCCTCCGCGCCGATTCGCTGGTGTTGTTGCGCGGGCGGTTGGCTGTCACGCTCCCCACCGTGGCACCACCACCGCCGCACAAGCTGCTGGCCGCCTTTCTGCCGCGTGTTCTGGTGAATGGGGTGCGGGTAGCAGGAGCCAGCGTGCGGGTGGCTGGTACCGAGTGGGCCCCAGCGGTGTACGACATCTACCTGACCGGCACCGACCTGCGCCTCAACTCCCAAACCTACAATGCTCCAGGCTATTTGTATTACGCCCGTGCCTGGGCCCTACGTACCGGGCGCGCTTATGCCTCGCTCAATGCCCCCTATTATCAGTTGGCTTGTGAGGCACTGCGGGCTGATACGCGCCGCGGGCTACTGGCGCTCCGGATGGTGCGAGTAACGCCCACCATGACAGTAGCGGAGCTGGCGCGGCGCAAAGGACACCAAACTGCCCACGTTACCGTCCGGCTGCCTGAGCTGAATGTGCAGGCGCTTGACTTTGCCGCGCTGCTGCGCAAAGGCAGCCTGCTGGCTCGCCAGTTGGAACTGAAAGGAGGGCGCATCGTGACGATGAGTGACGGGCGCTTTCCTATCAACCCTAACAACTCTGTGGCTACCCCCGATGCTATTGGCCGGCTGCCGTTCCGGGTTGATGTGCGCCAAGTGCGTATTCAGGATGCCGGCATCCGGATGAGCTACCGTTCCCCACGCAGCGCCCAGCCCGGCGTGATGGCCATTCAGCAGTTCACGGGCACCCTACGCAACTTCAGCAACGACCCCCAACGGATGAGCGCAGCGCACCCGCTTACGGGCGAGGCAACGGGCGTGCTCCAGAAGCAAAGCCGCGCCCGCATGGTGCTGCAAGCCAATCTGCTCGACCCCAACGGCCGGCATACGCTGCAGGGCAGCTTCACGGCCACGCCGCTGGCCGCCCTGAACCCCATGGTGGTGCCTACACGTGGTATCCGGTTCAGAAGCGGCCAGGTTCAGCATATCCGGTTCGAGATGCAGCTAGACCGGCAGCAGGTGCTGGGTACCATGTGGGCCGAATACCGTGACCTGAAGCTGGACCTACTCAATAAAAAGAACAAGCGCGGTGTGCTGCACCGCATAGAAACGTCGCTGGCCAATGGCATCTTTCTGCGCGATAACAACCCACGGCAAACGGGCCAACCTCTGAAATCCGGGCAGATTACTTCCCGGCGGGAGCTGCGCTACTCCGTGTTTTCGCTGTGGCGGCAGGGGCTGGTTAGTGGGCTGCTCAACAGCGCTGGCGTTCCAAAGCCTCTGGCCAAAAAGCTTAGCGAATCGGAATAG
- a CDS encoding PAS domain-containing protein, whose translation MNTASISNEEQLRQQADEQLRFLADFIPQLVWFTDATGSHTYFNQRWTDFTGYTLADSVGPDMWNNLLHPDDRQRARDVWGHSLATGEFYEIEYRFKSKEGGYRWFLGQAQAQFDENGQIKQWYGTCTDIQEQKETEFALRHREQELERAYSDLEVKVTFRNLELEREVRELRQRLTQ comes from the coding sequence ATGAATACCGCATCTATTTCCAACGAGGAACAACTGCGCCAGCAAGCTGATGAACAACTGCGCTTTCTGGCCGATTTTATCCCGCAGCTGGTCTGGTTCACGGACGCTACTGGTTCGCACACCTATTTCAACCAGCGCTGGACGGACTTCACGGGCTACACCCTCGCCGACAGCGTGGGACCCGATATGTGGAACAACCTGCTGCATCCCGACGACCGACAGCGTGCCCGCGACGTGTGGGGCCATTCGCTGGCAACCGGGGAGTTCTACGAAATAGAATACCGTTTCAAGTCCAAAGAGGGGGGCTACCGCTGGTTTCTGGGCCAGGCACAGGCTCAATTCGACGAAAACGGGCAGATAAAACAATGGTACGGCACCTGCACCGATATTCAGGAGCAGAAGGAAACCGAATTTGCCCTGCGCCACCGCGAACAGGAACTGGAACGCGCCTACTCTGATCTGGAAGTGAAAGTGACATTCCGGAACCTGGAACTGGAGCGCGAGGTCCGAGAATTGCGCCAACGCCTAACGCAGTAA
- a CDS encoding SMP-30/gluconolactonase/LRE family protein, whose amino-acid sequence MATSVLLGSLLIMACNDNDDRVPPDPVPLPEVVAFTQPNLYPEGVQYDAKNSRFLVGSQTAGTVGFVQDDGSYTALSSDAALVSSIGMHLDDSRNRLLVAVSDPGYNKQRTLGTTLRKLARLVILNRDNGQLVRSVDLGGLSSAPNHFANDIAVDGQGNAYVTDSFAPVIYKVDPLGVATIFLENSRLGAPAGAFGLNGIVFHPDGYLLVAKSNEGALFKIPLANPSSFTRVTTSQNLQAADGLLLQDNNTLQVVTNSQAKVYRLTTTDAWANATTSGTFTTQPQYPTTLARREGADSYVLYSNLNALQANQQPPVAQFSIVKVKF is encoded by the coding sequence TTGGCCACGTCTGTTCTGCTAGGCAGCCTGCTTATCATGGCCTGCAACGACAACGATGACCGTGTTCCGCCGGACCCCGTGCCGCTACCGGAAGTCGTGGCTTTCACGCAGCCGAATCTCTACCCCGAAGGTGTGCAGTACGATGCCAAAAACAGCCGTTTCCTGGTGGGCTCGCAGACGGCCGGTACAGTAGGTTTTGTGCAGGACGATGGCAGCTACACGGCGCTGTCCAGTGATGCGGCGCTGGTTTCCAGCATTGGTATGCACCTAGACGACAGCCGCAACCGGCTGCTAGTGGCTGTTTCAGACCCCGGCTACAATAAGCAACGCACCTTGGGCACTACACTGCGCAAACTGGCCCGCCTCGTTATTCTCAACCGCGACAATGGCCAGCTGGTCCGTAGTGTAGACTTGGGCGGATTGAGCTCGGCGCCCAACCATTTTGCCAACGACATTGCAGTTGATGGGCAGGGCAATGCTTACGTAACCGACAGCTTCGCCCCTGTCATATACAAAGTAGATCCGCTGGGTGTGGCCACTATCTTCCTGGAAAACAGCCGGCTGGGAGCTCCGGCCGGGGCATTTGGGCTCAATGGCATCGTGTTCCACCCGGACGGCTACTTGCTGGTGGCCAAGTCCAATGAAGGAGCCCTGTTCAAAATACCGCTGGCCAACCCCAGCAGCTTTACCCGCGTGACAACCAGCCAAAACCTGCAGGCCGCCGATGGCCTGCTGCTACAGGACAACAACACGCTGCAGGTCGTGACGAACTCGCAGGCCAAAGTGTACCGCCTCACTACCACCGATGCGTGGGCCAACGCTACCACTAGCGGCACTTTCACAACGCAGCCCCAATACCCTACCACGCTGGCCCGTCGCGAAGGTGCTGACAGCTATGTGCTCTATTCCAATCTCAACGCCCTGCAAGCCAATCAGCAGCCTCCGGTAGCGCAGTTCAGCATCGTGAAAGTGAAGTTTTAG
- a CDS encoding DUF2256 domain-containing protein, with the protein MSSPKKPTKSNLPTKVCLTCGRPFEYRKKWRNSWDEVKYCGEKCQRNRPKQPAEPAT; encoded by the coding sequence ATGTCCAGCCCGAAAAAGCCCACCAAGAGCAATCTGCCCACCAAAGTATGCCTCACCTGTGGCCGGCCGTTCGAGTACCGCAAGAAGTGGCGCAACAGCTGGGATGAGGTGAAGTACTGCGGGGAGAAGTGCCAGCGCAACCGCCCGAAACAACCTGCCGAGCCAGCCACATAA
- a CDS encoding amidase, with translation MNRRIFLRNSSLTGLALSTFALNACSSQEKPDTAAASPDDIAAEAFELHEATVAELQEMMRSGKRTARDITQLYLKRIAAIDRAGPTLKAVLETNPDALAIADQLDQERKAGKLRGPLHGIPVLIKDNIDTADQQQTTAGSVALAGHKAAQDAFIIKKLRDAGAIVLGKTNLSEWANFRSTRSTSGWSSRGGQTKNPYILDRTPSGSSSGSGAAVAANLCAVAIGTETDGSVVSPASCSGVVGIKPTVGLLSRSGIIPISATQDTAGPMARTVRDAALLLGALAGVDAADAVTQESAGKAQPDYTKFLDANALKGKRLGVEKNHLKGTSDAIPLLQAAVMLLRAQGATVMEVEVEKLTDPLGEAEYDVLLYEFKDGLNKYLAGASAFVKSLADVIRFNTANKAKAMPFFQQEILEVSEKTEGLKSEKYLAALRKSHNGARTALDTVLRENRLDALVAVTNGPAPCLDLINGDSWKGPGFSSPAAMAGYPHITVPMGQAHGLPVGLSFVGGAYQEPVLLALAYAYEQAAKQRKAPAFRAPFVG, from the coding sequence ATGAACCGAAGAATATTCCTGCGCAACAGCTCCCTGACCGGCTTGGCACTGTCCACGTTTGCCCTCAATGCTTGCTCGTCGCAGGAGAAGCCGGATACCGCGGCAGCCAGTCCTGACGACATTGCGGCTGAGGCGTTTGAGTTGCACGAGGCCACCGTTGCGGAGCTGCAGGAAATGATGCGCAGTGGCAAGCGGACGGCGCGAGACATCACGCAGCTATATCTAAAGCGCATTGCGGCCATCGACAGAGCCGGACCTACACTAAAAGCGGTGCTGGAAACCAACCCCGATGCCCTGGCCATAGCCGACCAACTCGACCAAGAGCGCAAAGCCGGTAAGCTGCGCGGCCCGCTCCATGGTATTCCGGTGCTCATCAAAGACAACATTGATACCGCCGACCAGCAACAGACCACCGCTGGCTCCGTGGCGCTGGCCGGGCATAAGGCCGCGCAGGATGCCTTCATCATTAAAAAACTGCGTGATGCGGGGGCCATTGTGCTGGGCAAAACCAACCTGAGCGAGTGGGCCAACTTCCGCTCCACGCGCAGCACCAGCGGCTGGAGCAGCCGCGGCGGCCAGACCAAAAACCCCTATATCCTCGACCGGACGCCCAGCGGCTCCAGCTCGGGCTCGGGCGCGGCGGTGGCCGCTAATCTGTGCGCGGTAGCCATCGGCACCGAAACCGACGGCTCGGTGGTGTCGCCGGCGTCGTGTAGTGGCGTGGTAGGCATCAAGCCTACAGTAGGCCTGCTAAGCCGCTCCGGCATCATTCCTATTTCGGCCACCCAGGATACGGCCGGCCCCATGGCCCGCACCGTCCGCGACGCGGCGCTGCTGCTGGGCGCTTTGGCCGGAGTAGATGCCGCCGATGCTGTGACGCAGGAAAGCGCCGGCAAAGCACAGCCCGACTACACGAAATTTCTGGATGCCAATGCCCTGAAAGGAAAACGTCTGGGCGTAGAGAAAAACCACCTAAAAGGTACTTCCGATGCAATTCCGCTGCTGCAGGCGGCCGTAATGCTACTCCGCGCACAGGGCGCTACGGTAATGGAGGTTGAGGTGGAAAAGCTGACTGATCCGCTGGGCGAGGCAGAATACGATGTGCTGCTCTATGAGTTCAAGGATGGCCTGAACAAGTACCTAGCCGGTGCTAGTGCCTTTGTCAAATCCCTGGCCGATGTTATCCGTTTCAACACGGCCAACAAGGCGAAGGCTATGCCCTTTTTCCAGCAGGAAATTCTGGAAGTTTCCGAAAAAACCGAGGGCCTGAAAAGTGAGAAATACCTGGCGGCCCTGCGTAAGTCGCATAATGGGGCGCGTACGGCGCTAGATACTGTACTGCGCGAAAACCGCCTCGATGCCTTGGTAGCCGTCACCAATGGCCCCGCGCCCTGCCTCGACCTCATCAACGGCGACTCCTGGAAAGGCCCGGGCTTTTCCTCGCCCGCGGCTATGGCCGGCTATCCGCACATTACCGTGCCAATGGGGCAGGCGCACGGCCTGCCAGTAGGCCTGTCGTTTGTGGGCGGCGCGTATCAGGAGCCGGTGTTGCTGGCTTTGGCGTATGCCTATGAGCAGGCGGCAAAACAGCGCAAAGCTCCTGCGTTCCGAGCCCCGTTCGTAGGGTAA